In Actinomyces radicidentis, one genomic interval encodes:
- a CDS encoding type II toxin-antitoxin system PemK/MazF family toxin, giving the protein MREVCLARLDKTRPVVVLTREPARPAMTKVTVAPITSTIKGLSSEVPVGPLNGLDHDSVISLDNVLTIPASALGRSLGVLTTEQERALARAIVLAYDLDLPLMSI; this is encoded by the coding sequence GTGAGGGAGGTCTGCCTCGCCCGCCTCGACAAGACGCGGCCCGTCGTCGTCCTCACTCGCGAGCCGGCGCGACCGGCCATGACGAAGGTGACCGTCGCGCCGATCACCTCGACCATCAAGGGGCTCTCGAGCGAGGTCCCGGTCGGCCCGCTCAACGGTCTCGACCATGACTCCGTCATCAGTCTCGACAACGTCCTCACGATCCCGGCGTCTGCGCTCGGGAGGAGCCTCGGCGTGCTCACCACTGAGCAGGAGCGGGCGCTCGCGCGAGCAATCGTGCTCGCCTACGACCTCGACCTGCCGCTCATGAGCATCTGA
- a CDS encoding NADP-dependent oxidoreductase, whose product MTRRIVQKSFGGPEVLELMESEPLTAVDLIVGPERFTDEQAGAFPMAATTAWQALADTTHVSAGDRVLVTGAGGGVGHMAVQIARALGAHVTALASTGKHEWLRSIGADETLDYHDDAAVAALAGTVDMAFSLAAPSRETALRAVRRGGELVGLGLGATDLQPEAEEAGVRLSSTHVRTQREWLEAVTELAERGEITPLISQAFDLTAAAEAHRTVEGGHTTGKIVLTTAR is encoded by the coding sequence ATGACCCGTCGCATCGTCCAGAAGTCCTTCGGCGGGCCGGAGGTCCTCGAGCTCATGGAGTCCGAGCCGCTCACCGCCGTCGACCTCATCGTCGGGCCCGAGCGGTTCACGGACGAGCAGGCGGGTGCCTTCCCGATGGCGGCGACGACCGCCTGGCAGGCCCTCGCGGACACGACGCACGTCTCGGCCGGGGACCGCGTCCTCGTCACTGGCGCCGGCGGCGGTGTCGGGCACATGGCCGTCCAGATCGCCCGCGCCCTCGGCGCGCACGTGACCGCCCTGGCGAGCACCGGCAAGCACGAGTGGCTCCGCTCCATCGGCGCCGACGAGACCCTCGACTACCACGACGACGCGGCCGTCGCCGCCCTGGCCGGCACCGTCGACATGGCCTTCAGCCTGGCCGCACCGTCGCGCGAGACCGCCCTGCGCGCGGTGCGCCGCGGCGGCGAGCTCGTCGGCCTCGGCCTCGGCGCCACGGACCTGCAGCCGGAGGCGGAGGAGGCGGGCGTACGCCTGTCCTCCACCCACGTCCGCACCCAGCGCGAGTGGCTCGAGGCGGTCACCGAGCTGGCCGAGCGCGGTGAGATCACGCCGCTCATCTCCCAGGCCTTCGACCTCACGGCGGCCGCCGAGGCGCACCGCACCGTCGAGGGTGGGCACACGACCGGCAAGATCGTGCTCACGACCGCGCGCTGA
- a CDS encoding UPF0182 family protein, translating to MNRPDDEPIDQPDDAAGEHSSDDATSREDRVRGGFFQSDAGRSPERPASDSGEHGSAERADRAERAERADRSEDSGRTGRDGRSARRGADDAGEDNPFAFDPAAVFGMGRGAGRSNPFEGVRERADAARAVRAASGRGGNGAGGRGGHGGGGDRGGAGARAERGRPGPLALTIGILVALALVIGFLSNTWTEVLWFNQLGFSRIIWTEWISKTVLFVVGFALMFAAVFLAMSRAYKDREIHLPDDEAGRNLESYRTAIEPMRRVLLWGLPALLALLGAAWELVPSWREILLAMHSQSFGVKDPQFGIDVSFYVFILPVLRTLVGYLSRVIVFAGVASLVTHYLYGGVSVSRRPHFTRPARRHLAVFLATFSVLQAGGYWLSRYSALYSSNSKFDGAGYADVKAVIPANAILAAIGLAIAVLFVVSIRARSWKLPVTGVVVSIVSAIVIGSVYPAVIQKFVVDPNAQSAESPYISRNIKATLAAYGLDDVDTTSYNAKTTAEAGQLKEDAESTTSIRLLDPNLVSSTFRQLQQNKQYYSFANNLNVDRYDVEDSSRDTVIAVRELSLDGLDSGQRTWVNEHTVYTHGYGVVTAYGNTVASGGYPSFWEGGIPSQGDLGTYEPRIYFGQDSPSYSIVGGDDGGSPRELDYPDDSSKSGQVNTTFTGDGGPSISNPWNRLLYAAKFQEMNILFSNEVRSGSQILYDRDPAERVAKVAPWLTLDGNPYPAVVDTDGNSKTPKRVVWILDGYTTTNNYPYSQHESLSDVTADGTNQESTLLGAPDESNYVRNSVKAVVDAYDGSVTLYQWDDEDPVLKAWSAVFPGTITPMSEMSADLMAHMRYPEDLFKAQRTILAKYHVTNAADFYSGGDFWKVPDDPTKSGNEPQAPYYLTLKMPDQDQASFSLSSVYIIGGNTDRNVLTGFLAVDSETSSGKAGVRNPDYGKLRLLELPRSSNVSGPGQVQNTFDSDPTASQTLNLLSQQGSQVIKGNLLTLPVGGGLLYVQPVYVQSSSGTQYPLLRKVLVSFGDKVGFDDTLSGALNQVFGGDSGATTGEEVVNGDAAAANGTSDAEAAAAGAVGDTSGTAAPTDAATAQSSATAAPSAAATAAPSGDAQAQLDQALSDAQTAMDDSNTAREKGDWAAYGEAQKRLDDAVQRAVDAQNQLKK from the coding sequence ATGAACAGGCCCGACGACGAGCCCATCGACCAGCCCGACGACGCCGCGGGGGAGCACTCCTCCGACGACGCCACGAGCCGTGAGGACCGTGTGCGCGGAGGCTTCTTCCAGTCCGACGCCGGCCGGTCGCCCGAGCGGCCCGCCAGCGACTCGGGTGAGCACGGCAGCGCGGAGCGCGCAGACCGCGCTGAGCGCGCTGAGCGCGCGGACCGGAGCGAGGACTCCGGCCGCACCGGACGCGACGGGCGCTCCGCCCGCCGCGGCGCCGACGACGCCGGCGAGGACAACCCCTTCGCCTTCGACCCCGCCGCGGTCTTCGGCATGGGGCGCGGCGCAGGCCGATCCAACCCCTTCGAGGGCGTGCGCGAGCGCGCCGACGCCGCCCGCGCCGTGCGGGCCGCCTCCGGCCGGGGCGGCAACGGCGCCGGCGGGCGCGGCGGCCACGGCGGCGGAGGCGATCGCGGCGGGGCCGGTGCCCGAGCCGAGCGCGGACGCCCCGGGCCCCTCGCCCTCACCATCGGGATCCTCGTCGCCCTCGCCCTCGTCATCGGCTTCCTGTCGAACACGTGGACCGAGGTCCTCTGGTTCAACCAGCTCGGCTTCTCGCGCATCATCTGGACCGAGTGGATCTCGAAGACGGTGCTCTTCGTCGTCGGCTTCGCCCTCATGTTCGCCGCCGTCTTCCTCGCGATGTCCCGCGCCTACAAGGACCGCGAGATCCACCTGCCCGACGACGAGGCCGGCCGCAACCTCGAGTCCTACCGCACCGCCATCGAGCCGATGCGCCGCGTCCTGCTCTGGGGCCTGCCGGCGCTGCTCGCGCTGCTCGGCGCCGCCTGGGAGCTCGTCCCGAGCTGGCGCGAGATCCTCCTGGCGATGCACTCGCAGTCCTTCGGCGTGAAGGACCCGCAGTTCGGCATCGACGTCTCCTTCTACGTCTTCATCCTCCCGGTGCTCCGGACGCTCGTCGGCTACCTCTCGCGCGTCATCGTCTTCGCCGGCGTGGCCAGCCTCGTGACCCACTACCTCTACGGCGGGGTCTCCGTGTCCCGGCGCCCGCACTTCACTCGCCCGGCGCGGCGGCACCTGGCGGTCTTCCTCGCCACCTTCTCCGTCCTCCAGGCGGGCGGCTACTGGCTGAGCCGCTACTCGGCCCTGTACTCCTCGAACTCGAAGTTCGACGGCGCCGGCTACGCGGACGTCAAGGCCGTCATCCCCGCCAACGCGATCCTCGCCGCCATCGGCCTGGCCATCGCCGTCCTCTTCGTCGTCTCCATCCGGGCGCGCTCCTGGAAGCTGCCGGTGACCGGCGTCGTCGTCTCGATCGTCTCCGCGATCGTCATCGGCTCGGTCTACCCGGCGGTCATCCAGAAGTTCGTCGTCGACCCCAACGCCCAGTCCGCCGAGTCGCCGTACATCTCGCGCAACATCAAGGCGACGCTGGCCGCCTACGGCCTCGACGACGTCGACACGACGAGCTACAACGCCAAAACCACGGCCGAGGCGGGCCAGCTCAAGGAGGACGCCGAGTCGACGACGTCGATCCGCCTCCTCGACCCCAACCTCGTCTCCTCGACCTTCCGCCAGCTGCAGCAGAACAAGCAGTACTACTCCTTCGCGAACAACCTCAACGTCGACCGCTACGACGTCGAGGACTCCTCGCGCGACACCGTCATCGCGGTGCGCGAGCTCAGCCTCGACGGCCTCGACTCCGGGCAGCGCACCTGGGTCAACGAGCACACCGTCTACACGCACGGCTACGGCGTCGTCACCGCCTACGGCAACACCGTGGCGTCCGGCGGCTACCCCTCCTTCTGGGAGGGCGGCATCCCCTCGCAGGGCGACCTCGGCACCTACGAGCCGCGCATCTACTTCGGCCAGGACTCGCCGTCCTACTCGATCGTCGGCGGCGACGACGGCGGCAGCCCCCGCGAGCTCGACTACCCCGACGACTCCTCCAAGTCCGGTCAGGTCAACACGACCTTCACCGGTGACGGCGGCCCGTCGATCTCCAACCCCTGGAACCGCCTCCTCTACGCGGCCAAGTTCCAGGAGATGAACATCCTGTTCTCCAACGAGGTCCGCTCCGGCTCGCAGATCCTCTACGACCGCGACCCCGCCGAGCGCGTCGCCAAGGTCGCCCCGTGGCTGACCCTGGACGGCAACCCGTACCCGGCCGTCGTCGACACGGACGGCAACTCCAAGACCCCGAAGCGGGTCGTCTGGATCCTCGACGGCTACACGACGACGAACAACTACCCGTACTCGCAGCACGAGTCCCTCTCCGACGTCACGGCCGACGGCACCAACCAGGAGTCCACGCTGCTGGGCGCCCCGGACGAGTCGAACTACGTGCGCAACTCCGTCAAGGCCGTCGTCGACGCCTACGACGGCTCCGTCACGCTCTACCAGTGGGACGACGAGGACCCGGTCCTCAAGGCCTGGTCCGCGGTCTTCCCCGGCACCATCACCCCGATGAGCGAGATGAGCGCCGACCTCATGGCGCACATGCGCTACCCGGAGGACCTCTTCAAGGCCCAGCGCACGATCCTCGCGAAGTACCACGTCACCAACGCCGCAGACTTCTACTCGGGCGGTGACTTCTGGAAGGTCCCGGACGACCCGACGAAGTCCGGCAACGAGCCGCAGGCGCCGTACTACCTCACGCTCAAGATGCCGGACCAGGACCAGGCGAGCTTCTCCCTGTCCAGCGTCTACATCATCGGCGGCAACACCGACAGGAACGTCCTCACGGGCTTCCTCGCGGTCGACTCCGAGACCTCCTCGGGCAAGGCCGGCGTGCGGAACCCGGACTACGGCAAGCTGCGGCTCCTCGAGCTGCCGCGCTCCTCGAACGTCTCCGGACCCGGACAGGTGCAGAACACCTTCGACTCCGACCCGACGGCGTCCCAGACCCTCAACCTGCTGAGCCAGCAGGGCTCCCAGGTCATCAAGGGCAACCTCCTGACCCTGCCGGTCGGCGGCGGCCTGCTCTACGTGCAGCCCGTGTACGTCCAGTCCTCCTCGGGCACGCAGTACCCCCTGCTGCGCAAGGTGCTCGTCTCCTTCGGCGACAAGGTCGGCTTCGACGACACGCTCTCCGGGGCCCTCAACCAGGTCTTCGGCGGTGACTCCGGTGCGACCACCGGTGAGGAGGTCGTCAACGGCGACGCCGCGGCGGCCAACGGCACCTCGGACGCGGAGGCCGCGGCGGCCGGCGCGGTGGGCGACACCTCCGGGACGGCGGCGCCCACGGACGCGGCGACGGCGCAGTCCAGCGCCACCGCGGCCCCGAGCGCTGCGGCCACGGCGGCACCGTCCGGTGACGCGCAGGCCCAGCTCGACCAGGCCCTGTCCGACGCGCAGACCGCGATGGACGACTCGAACACGGCCCGCGAGAAGGGCGACTGGGCTGCCTACGGCGAGGCGCAGAAGCGCCTCGACGACGCCGTCCAGCGGGCCGTGGACGCGCAGAACCAGCTCAAGAAGTGA
- a CDS encoding PPA1309 family protein, producing the protein MSPQSPDSSAAQPAPRSKPRGARESALARAVVELEEHVSGLGWDAPVGVFALVRTAAALETDPAIAEILDDEALAAARKDPESLTVIEQEDLPGAADLEDLLAQLAWPESVDGVALSVERVTLPAQAEAEAAAIEAPEERVAYLQSRADRDDVRIVVGVLRSGESWCAIRARSKDHERSVAQGDTLVPGLINALRATLL; encoded by the coding sequence ATGAGCCCCCAGAGCCCCGACTCCTCCGCCGCCCAGCCCGCGCCCCGCTCCAAGCCGCGAGGCGCGCGAGAGAGCGCCCTCGCGCGCGCCGTCGTCGAGCTCGAGGAGCACGTCTCGGGGCTCGGCTGGGACGCCCCCGTCGGCGTCTTCGCCCTCGTGCGCACGGCCGCGGCCCTCGAGACCGACCCCGCCATCGCGGAGATCCTCGACGACGAGGCCCTCGCCGCGGCGCGGAAGGACCCCGAGTCCCTCACCGTCATCGAGCAGGAGGACCTGCCCGGCGCGGCCGACCTCGAGGACCTCCTCGCCCAGCTCGCCTGGCCGGAGTCCGTCGACGGCGTCGCCCTGTCCGTCGAACGGGTCACCCTCCCCGCCCAGGCCGAGGCGGAGGCCGCCGCCATCGAGGCCCCCGAGGAGCGCGTCGCCTACCTCCAGAGCCGCGCCGACCGCGACGACGTCCGGATCGTCGTCGGCGTCCTTCGCTCGGGCGAGTCCTGGTGCGCGATCCGCGCCCGCTCCAAGGACCACGAGCGCTCCGTCGCCCAGGGCGACACGCTCGTCCCGGGGCTCATCAACGCCCTGCGCGCCACCCTGCTCTGA
- a CDS encoding zinc-dependent metalloprotease translates to MSEDPFDEIEELLSSMFGPQMAGDAVDALRSSGVDPSQLARMSGMGDLSELSPGQLMAMRAQLQQLFAASSDEPVNWQMGQDLVLQTARATGDPTITSGSADQVRQALSVADLWLDTATDLMPAPGGREAWSRSTWVERTLPVWKEVVAPVAEAATTALAGALERQMKQLPPEMAQATQQMGALSKIMRSMAGTAFGLQLGQAIGQLGGESVSATDVGLPLTREPGTALVPANVTAFAEGLEADEDQVRMFLAVREAAAARLYAHVPWLRSQLMAAVETYAREITIDTDAVEEAVAQVDPNDPEALRAALEGGMFAPQETEAQAEALERLETLLALVEGWVEVVTARATIPHLPRAVALREMVRRRRLQGGAAEQVFARLIGLEFRPRLVREAAQLWETIGAEVGDAERDAFWQHPDVMPTPSELANPEDFLAMRRAAQDLDSEIDDDLASLLDGTLGYADGAQEADENSPEGLGDAAADGASSDEDGDADDEGGSPAPTV, encoded by the coding sequence ATGAGCGAGGACCCCTTCGACGAGATCGAGGAGCTGCTCTCCTCGATGTTCGGCCCCCAGATGGCGGGTGACGCCGTCGACGCCCTGCGCTCCTCCGGCGTCGACCCCAGCCAGCTCGCCCGCATGAGTGGGATGGGCGACCTGTCCGAGCTGAGCCCCGGCCAGCTCATGGCGATGCGCGCCCAGCTCCAGCAGCTGTTCGCAGCCTCCTCCGACGAGCCCGTCAACTGGCAGATGGGGCAGGACCTCGTCCTCCAGACCGCCCGCGCCACCGGCGACCCGACCATCACCTCCGGGTCCGCCGACCAGGTCCGCCAGGCCCTGTCCGTGGCGGACCTCTGGCTCGACACTGCCACCGACCTCATGCCGGCCCCGGGCGGGCGCGAGGCCTGGAGCCGCTCCACGTGGGTCGAGCGCACCCTGCCCGTGTGGAAGGAGGTCGTCGCCCCGGTCGCCGAGGCGGCGACGACAGCCCTGGCCGGCGCGCTCGAGCGCCAGATGAAGCAGCTCCCGCCGGAGATGGCGCAGGCCACCCAGCAGATGGGCGCCCTGTCGAAGATCATGCGGTCCATGGCGGGCACGGCCTTCGGGCTCCAGCTCGGTCAGGCCATCGGACAGCTCGGCGGCGAGTCCGTCTCCGCCACCGACGTCGGCCTGCCCCTCACCCGTGAGCCGGGCACGGCGCTCGTTCCCGCCAACGTCACGGCCTTCGCGGAGGGGCTTGAGGCCGACGAGGACCAGGTCCGCATGTTCCTCGCCGTGCGCGAGGCCGCCGCCGCCCGCCTCTACGCCCACGTGCCGTGGCTGCGCAGCCAGCTCATGGCGGCCGTGGAGACCTACGCCCGCGAGATCACCATCGACACCGACGCCGTCGAGGAGGCCGTCGCCCAGGTCGACCCCAACGACCCCGAGGCCCTGCGCGCGGCCCTCGAGGGCGGCATGTTCGCCCCGCAGGAGACCGAGGCCCAGGCCGAGGCCCTCGAGCGGCTCGAGACGCTGCTCGCGCTCGTCGAGGGCTGGGTCGAGGTCGTCACCGCCCGCGCCACGATCCCGCACCTGCCCCGGGCCGTCGCCCTGCGCGAGATGGTGCGCCGTCGCCGTCTCCAGGGCGGCGCCGCCGAGCAGGTCTTCGCCCGCCTCATCGGCCTCGAGTTCCGCCCGCGCCTCGTGCGCGAGGCGGCTCAGCTCTGGGAGACGATCGGTGCGGAGGTCGGGGACGCCGAGCGCGACGCCTTCTGGCAGCACCCCGACGTCATGCCGACGCCGTCCGAGCTCGCCAACCCGGAAGACTTCCTCGCGATGCGGCGCGCCGCGCAGGACCTCGACTCCGAGATCGACGACGACCTCGCCTCGCTCCTGGACGGCACCCTTGGCTACGCCGACGGCGCCCAGGAGGCCGACGAGAACAGCCCCGAGGGCCTCGGGGACGCCGCCGCCGACGGTGCCTCCTCGGATGAGGACGGCGACGCGGACGACGAGGGCGGGAGCCCGGCGCCCACCGTCTGA
- a CDS encoding PDZ domain-containing protein, with the protein MSPVTQHSPSPDQQPGDATGSGDPAEGAAADSASADSASADGAVTGRGSLRRHRRRQLTALGAGVAVASLAVAGATVPINKVIEAPGPTWNVLEGSTSSGGTSASSTGTASSSASGTASSGSSASASASDSSAILSVTGTRTYAADGALRMTTVSVMGCPGYKVTAFDLIGAWLHSDRRVLDRDAVCPSSMTAEQVDAVNQAEMTSSQDSAVVAALMETGLAKSMVLTIAQVADGQKDSGLKTGDVITSVTPDGGATTTITTYAQLHDLMQTISEGTKVTVGVTRDGKATSAALTTLAPSSGEQTSGSMLGVALSVRADSDVDATFGLSDVGGPSAGTMFALGIIDEVTPGDLTGGKDIAGTGTISVSGEVGAIGGIQQKMAGARASGSDYFLSPASNCDEVVGHEPDGMSVYAVSTLHEAVETVEAIADGKTSGLQTCEAVQAEASGTASPSAGASATR; encoded by the coding sequence ATGTCCCCCGTGACGCAGCACAGCCCCAGCCCCGACCAGCAGCCCGGTGACGCCACGGGGAGCGGTGACCCGGCCGAGGGCGCCGCGGCCGACTCCGCGTCCGCCGACTCCGCGTCCGCCGACGGCGCGGTGACCGGGCGCGGATCGCTGCGCCGGCACCGCCGTCGGCAGCTGACCGCCCTCGGCGCAGGGGTCGCGGTCGCGTCCCTGGCCGTGGCCGGCGCGACGGTGCCGATCAACAAGGTCATCGAGGCGCCCGGCCCGACGTGGAACGTCCTGGAGGGCTCGACGAGCTCGGGAGGCACGAGCGCGTCCTCGACGGGGACGGCCTCGAGCAGCGCCTCGGGCACCGCCTCGTCGGGCTCCTCCGCGAGCGCCTCGGCCTCCGATTCCTCCGCGATCCTCTCGGTGACGGGCACGCGCACCTACGCCGCCGACGGCGCCCTGCGGATGACGACCGTCTCCGTCATGGGCTGCCCCGGGTACAAGGTCACGGCCTTCGACCTCATCGGCGCGTGGCTGCACTCCGACCGCAGGGTCCTGGACCGCGACGCCGTCTGCCCCTCCTCGATGACCGCCGAGCAGGTCGACGCCGTCAACCAGGCCGAGATGACGAGCTCGCAGGACTCCGCCGTCGTCGCGGCCCTCATGGAGACCGGGCTCGCCAAGTCGATGGTCCTCACCATCGCGCAGGTCGCGGACGGGCAGAAGGACTCCGGCCTCAAGACCGGCGACGTCATCACCTCCGTCACCCCCGACGGCGGGGCGACGACGACGATCACCACCTACGCGCAGCTGCACGACCTCATGCAGACGATTTCCGAGGGCACGAAGGTCACCGTCGGGGTCACCCGCGACGGGAAGGCGACCTCGGCGGCGCTCACCACCCTCGCCCCGTCGAGCGGCGAGCAGACGAGCGGCTCGATGCTGGGCGTGGCCCTGTCCGTGCGGGCTGACTCCGACGTCGACGCGACCTTCGGCCTCTCCGACGTCGGCGGACCGAGCGCCGGCACCATGTTCGCCCTCGGGATCATCGACGAGGTGACCCCGGGCGACCTCACCGGCGGCAAGGACATCGCGGGCACCGGCACGATCAGCGTGTCCGGCGAGGTCGGCGCGATCGGCGGCATCCAGCAGAAGATGGCCGGCGCGAGGGCCTCGGGCTCGGACTACTTCCTGTCCCCGGCCTCCAACTGCGACGAGGTCGTCGGCCACGAGCCGGACGGCATGAGCGTCTACGCCGTCTCCACGCTCCACGAGGCCGTCGAGACGGTCGAGGCGATCGCCGACGGCAAGACCTCGGGTCTTCAGACCTGCGAGGCGGTCCAGGCGGAGGCGAGCGGGACGGCGTCGCCAAGCGCCGGCGCGTCCGCGACGCGCTGA
- a CDS encoding thiamine biosynthesis protein ThiF: MRLRGQSPVLWRSEGSSQVGSEPGLALVVDGLDGPAQRFLDRLPVEEADAGPGWVRLAARWAGLALEDAEHLVADLESSGALTRSETPRTADERYWDLLCEEPRARSRSLTEAVVGLIGSGDLALEVACLLEEAGVGSVLAHDPPLAAWLEEHRPGLAVRAPAATVPDLVVTLEAHVIDPVRARALAQAGAPQLPVTIRAASVRVGPVLGPGAPVCHVCLDLAERDADPAWPAVATQLRMTPAPPTERLLLHQSAALASRAVLDALLGEPWWGRSIEISGRDAVGLEREWDPHPECLCSSGLEVADS; the protein is encoded by the coding sequence GTGCGTCTGAGAGGCCAGTCCCCCGTCCTGTGGCGCTCCGAGGGCTCGAGCCAGGTCGGCTCGGAGCCCGGCCTCGCGCTCGTCGTCGACGGTCTCGACGGTCCTGCGCAGCGCTTCCTCGACCGGCTGCCCGTGGAGGAGGCCGACGCCGGTCCCGGCTGGGTGCGGCTCGCCGCCCGCTGGGCGGGGCTCGCCCTCGAGGACGCCGAGCACCTCGTCGCCGACCTCGAGAGCTCCGGAGCCCTCACGCGCTCGGAGACCCCGCGGACCGCCGACGAGCGCTACTGGGACCTCCTGTGCGAGGAGCCGAGGGCGCGGAGCCGGTCACTCACGGAAGCCGTCGTCGGTCTCATCGGCTCCGGGGACCTCGCGCTCGAGGTGGCCTGCCTGCTGGAGGAGGCCGGGGTCGGCTCGGTCCTCGCGCACGACCCGCCGCTGGCGGCGTGGCTCGAGGAGCACCGGCCGGGGCTCGCGGTCCGCGCGCCGGCGGCGACGGTCCCCGACCTGGTCGTCACTCTGGAGGCGCACGTCATCGATCCGGTGCGGGCGCGGGCTCTCGCGCAGGCGGGCGCGCCCCAGCTCCCGGTGACGATCCGGGCGGCGAGCGTGCGCGTGGGCCCGGTCCTGGGCCCGGGCGCTCCGGTGTGCCACGTCTGCCTCGACCTGGCGGAGCGGGACGCGGACCCGGCCTGGCCGGCGGTGGCGACGCAGCTGCGGATGACGCCCGCGCCGCCGACCGAGCGGCTGCTCCTCCACCAGTCGGCGGCCCTGGCCTCGAGGGCGGTGCTGGACGCCCTGCTGGGCGAGCCGTGGTGGGGTCGGAGCATCGAGATCAGCGGACGCGACGCCGTCGGCCTCGAGCGGGAGTGGGATCCGCACCCCGAGTGCCTCTGCTCCTCGGGGCTCGAGGTCGCCGACTCCTGA